In bacterium, the genomic stretch CTGCGGCGTGGTCTGGACCGCCCTGCGCTACCACAGCCGTCCGGCCGCCCCGGCCACGGCCTGGGATATCCTGCGCGGGGTGAGCGTGGGCCTCTGGCTCGCCCTGTGCCTGCGTGCAAACATAGTACACGCAAGAAGTTACATCGCCGCGCTGATCGCCCTGCCGTTGTGCGCGTTCCCGCGAAGGCGGTTCGTGTTCGACATGCGCGGTTTCTGGGCGGATGAGAAAGTGGAGGGCGGCGCCTGGCGCGCCGGCGGCGCGATGTACCGTCTGTTCAAGCGCCTGGAGCGCGTGTTCCTGAGCCGCGCGGATGCGGTGGTGGTGTTGAGCGAGCGCGGGGCCGCGCTCGTGCGGGCCCGGCTGCCCGGGCGGAGCGGTTTGACAGTGGCGGTGATCCCCACCTGCGCCGACCTGGAGCTGTTCCGGCCGGCCGAGCCACCCGCCCCGTCGGTTGCGGAACGACGAGGCCTGCGCCTGGTCTACCTGGGCAGCCTGGGCACCTGGTACCTTCCGGTCGAGATGCTGCGCTTTTTCGGCGCGCTGCTGGAGCAATATCCGGAAAGCGAGTTCCGGTTCATCTCCGGCTCGCCGGAAGCAGAGCTGCGGGCGGCGGTGGAAGAATCCGGCCTGGCCCCGGAGGCGGCGGCGCGGGTCACGCTCGGGCCCCTGCCCCGGAAGGACGTGCCCGCCGCGCTGGCCCGTGCGGATTTTTCGATTTTCTTCATCCGGCCCAGCTTTTCCAAGCAGGCCTCCTGCGCCACCAAGTTCGGCGAGTCGATGGCCTGCGGTGTGCCGGTGCTGATAAATTCAGGGATCGGCGACCATGACACCCACGTGACCGAGGGCCGGGTCGGGCTGGTGCTGGAGGATTTCAGCCAGGCCTCTTTCCAGCGGGCGCTGGAACGTATCCCCGCGCTCCTGGCCGACCCCGGCCTGCGACTGCGCTGCCGGGCGCTGGCCGAGAGCCGTTTTTCGCTGGAGCATGCCGGACAGGCTTACGTGGAGCTGTATGCCAAACCCTGAAGCTGGAGGGCCGCGCCGCAGGATGAAAGTGCTCTTTCTGGTGCCATATCCGCCACAGGGGGCGAGCAACCGTTTCCGGGTCAACCAGTTTGTCCCCCGGCTCGAGGCGGCCGGCCTGTGCTGCCGGATCCGGCCGTTCTACAGCGAGCGCCTCTGGCGTATCCTGTACCGTCGTGGGCACGTGGCAACCAAGCTGTTCCACGTGCTGTTCTGCGCGTTCAACCGCTGCCTGGACCTGTTCCGGGCCCTGGGCAGCGACCTGGTGCTGATCCACCGCGAGGCGTTCCCGGTGGGCCCGGCCTGGTTCGAGCGCCTGCTGCGTCTGACAGGACGGCGGTATGTCTACGATTTCGACGACGCCCTGTTCCTGCCCAACGTGGCCGATTCGAACCGTCTGTTCGGCCGGCTGAAATGCCCGGGCAAGGTGGCCTCGATCGTGCGTCTGTCCAGTATCGTCCTGGCCGGCAACGAGTACCTGGCCGAATATGCCCGCCGCGCCGGGGCGTGCACGGTCCATGTCGCGCCCACGGTGGTCGACACCGGGGTGTTCCGGCCGCGGGAGACCGGAGCGGAGCGGCAAGGTCCGCTCGTGATCGGCTGGATTGGCAGCCCCACCACCGTGCGCTACCTGGAGCCGCTGCGCCCGCTCATGCGGAGTCTTCTGGCGCGCTATCCCGGCCGGGTCGAGTTCCGGGTGGTCGGGGCGAGCCTGCCCGGCGAGCCGCTGCCCGGCCTGAGCTGCCGTCCCTGGAGCCTGGAGAGCGAGGTCCGGGATTTGCAGGAGTTCGATATCGGACTCATGCCCATGCCGGAGGATGAATGGACCCGCGGCAAGTGCGCGTTCAAGGCCATCGAGTACATGTCGGTGGGCATCCCGGCGGTCTGCAGCCCGGTGGGGATGAACCTGAGCCTGATCGAGGACGGGGTGGACGGGTTCCTGCCGCAGGACCCAATGCAGTGGGAGACGACCCTGGCCCGCCTGATCGAGGACCCCGAGTTGCGCGGACGGATCGGCGGCCGCGCCCGGGCCAAAGTGGAACGATTCTACAGCGTGGAGCGCGTGTTCCCGCTGCTTCTCGATACGCTGCTCGAGGCCGCCGGCGCAGTCTGCCGGGAACCAGGCGCCCGGGCGGCTCAGCCTTTCCGTGGTGGGCGGACCGACCCGTCCTGCCCCAACCGGAACGACTCCACAGGAGCGGATGAATGATTATCGACGAAAAAGGCCGTCTCTTCGGGCTGATCAATGTATTCGACCTGTGTGTCCTGGTGACCCTGCTGTTGATGATATACCTGGGTGTCTCGGCCCTGATCGCCGTGCGCCAGACCCCGATCGAGATAGTCTCGGTCACGCCGGACAATGCCCTGGCCGGGCAGAACCCCGAGATCGACGTGCAGATCAACAACACGAAATATATCAAGAGCTGCCAGGTAAGGCTGGTTCCGGTGGATTTCCAGGGGGAGACATACCAGTATGAAGGCCAGCTTCATCTTGCGGCCAGGGACCATATCTATTTCATGCTGTCACCCAAGATGGCGCCGGGCAAATATCGCGTGGAGCTGGAACTGATAGTCCAGGATAATTTCAGGAGGAACTCGGTCGTCCTGGCCCAGCCGGAGGATAAAATACTGACTCTGACCAGGCCTGAGATGGCTGATGTGAGCAAGCAATACTGGCAGATCGAGGCCGAGGCGCTGGTTCCGGTTTCTGCCGCCTCGAGGCTCAAGCCCCAGGCCGAGTACCGTGATTCCAGCGACCAGTTCAGCGTGCAGGTGGAACGGCTGGTTCCGGTAAGCCCGGCGGAAGCGAAAAGATTGATCGTCAATTACCAGCTCCGCGGCGGGGTCTCTCTGGCCAGTCTGAAGTTTTATGTTCCTTTCTCGTGGCTGGGTGATTTTCAGCGCTATCTGACACCTGGAAGCCGGATCGTGCTCGAAACGCCGGCAGGGGAGGTCGCAGTCTGGATGACCGGGCAAGGTGAGCTGAAACCCGAGCTCCCGCAGGACAAATTGTTCTGGATTCTGGATCTCATGCTGCTCGTGCATTCACCTGAACAGCGCGCCGTGATCAAGGCCGGGGCGAGCCAGAACGACGACAAGGGCCAGGTGCTGGCCGAGGTGCAGCAGGTGCTGGGAGAGGAGCCCACAGCCTGGATTGCCCCCAGCGCCGCCGCCGGCCCGCCGCCCAGCAACCTCCGGGTCCGCGTGAAACTGCTGTGCGACCTGAGGCAAGGCCGCCTGAGCTGGTGCGGCCAGCCGCTGGAGCCCAAGTCGATCCTGCGGTTCGAGTTCGGGGGACAGGAACTCTTCGGCAACCTGCTCGGGCAGGAAACCATCGGAGACAAGGTCAGCCTCAACATCCTGTTTCCTGTTGTCGAAGAACGTTTTTCCGATAACCTGCAACCGGGTGTGATCTTGCTCGATCCCACCAGCCGCGAGCAGGTGGGACAGATAACCGCGGTTCTCGACCGGGCCCCGGTTGAGGTATCGACAGCCGGTTTCGGTGACGCGGATGTCTCCACAGAAATAGGCAAGCATTACCTGCGGGTCCTGGCCCGCGCCGATCTGTTCTATCAGATGCGGGGTGTCAATCTGTATGTGGGCGAACAGACCCTCGGTCCGAATGCAAATCTTTCATTCGGAGTGTTTTCCGAGACACTCCCAGCCAAGGTCTGGCAGTACGAGACCTTTGATCCGCCCCAGCAGGCGTCTGTCAGATCGGTCTGGATCACAGCCCGGGCCCAGTTTGGTCCGGTAGATCCGAACGTGGCCGCCCTGGTGAAACCCGGACTAAAAGACACAAACGATTCGTTGAACGTTGATCTGGAGCTGGAAAAAGTGCTGAGCGACGAGCCGGTGAAAGTCATGTTTGTCGGACAGAACGGCATATCCTATTTCGATAATCCGGCTTTACGCAACCTGATCTGCAATATCCGCCTGAAAGCGGAGGTAAACGGCGATCTGTATTATTTCCGTGGAGCCCGGCTGATTATCGGCTCTCCGATCACTTTTCAGTCTGTCAAGTTCAATCTGTCCGGGAGAGTTGAGGACTTTTAGGATGATCGTCGAGCACTCCTACAGCCGCCGCTGCTGGCAAGCCGCGGAAAGCGGGAGCCTTGCCGTACGGATGTGGCGCTGGAGCGTCCGGCTGCCGGGACAGATCGCCCGCGGCAGCCGTTTGCTGTGTTTCCTTCGGAGGCATCTGTGGGTGGAGGACCACCTGGCACAGGACCGTGCCCCACTGATCGCCCTGATGAACGGTTCCAAAGGGATCGAACTGCTGGTCAATGCAGCCCGAAGCCTGTCCGGCCGGGTGTTCCGCCTGGCGCAGGGAGACATCCGGGCTTTCAGGAATTCCAGGCTTCACAGGCTTCTGGCCGGAGAGAACGGCCTCCCGGCACACTTGCCCGCGGCCCGTTTCTTTGTCTTGTTTCTGGTGTTGTTCAGCCTGATGCGTTTTGCCTCGAGCGCTCTCGGACCCGGTATTTCAGCGCTGGCGCCCTGGACCGCCGGTCCGTCGGTCGGGGCGCTGGCCGCGGTCCTGATCGCTGTCCATCAGGGAGGGTTCCGGCGGCGAGGCGGGCTGATCTGGACTATCGGCGCGACATTCAGCTGGTGTAGACGCGTTGTCTGCTCTCTTTTAAAACGGGCCCGGCGAATCCTTTGCCGGGTGGTCTTCGAGCGGGGCAACCCTCCGGTCGAGGGCGGGCCGGGCGAATGACACTCCCCTGTCCGCGTGACGGGTCACCCAGAGGATGACGGTTGAGAGCATGCTACACGATGAGGACATAATCTGTTTCTCCTCGATCGACTGGGATTTCAACTGGCAGGGCCACCAGCAGATCATGCACTCGCTGGCCGCGGCCGGTAACCGGGTGCTGTTCGTGGAGAACACTGGGGTGCGCGCGCCCCGTCTGGGCGACTACAACCGCCTCGTGTCCCGTCTGCGCAACTGGCGGAGCGGTTACAAGGGCATCCGCCAGGTGGAGGAAAACCTGTTCGTATTCAGCCCGTTGCTGCTGCCGTTTCCCTATTCCCGGGCGGCACGCTGGCTGAACCGGGTGCTGATGCTGCGCGTGATCCGTTCCTGGTGCCGCTCGGTGCGTTTCTCCCGGCCGCTGGTCTGGTCGTTCCTGCCCAGCGCCCTGACCCGCGAGGTGACCGAGGCCCTGGAGCCGCGCCTCGTGGTCTATTACTGCATCGACAGTTTCGCCGACAGCTCATCCGCGGCCACCCGCATCCGGGGGCCGGAACAGGAGATGCTCCGCCGCGCCGACCTGGTTTTCGTGACCAGCGAGAAGCTGCGCGAGCACTGCAGCGAGCACAACGCCCAGGTGCACAAGTTCCCGTTCACCGTGGACTACGAGCCGTTCGCCCGCGTGCGCGATGACAGCGCGGCCCCGGAGCCGGAGGACATGCGCGGCCTGGAGGGGCCCATCCTCGGATATGTGGGCGGCCTTCACCGCTGGGTGGACCAGGAGCTCCTGGTCGGGCTGGCCCGGCTCATGCCGGAATGCCATCTGGTGCTGGTAGGCCCGGAACAGGAGCCGGCCGACAGGCTGCGCGCCGAGCCGAACATTCACCTGCTGGGCGGTAAGCCGCACTCCGAGCTGCCTCTGTACCTGAAACGTTTCACGGTCGGCCTGGTGCCGTACCTGCGCACTGCCTATACGGACAATGTCTATCCGACCAAGCTGAACGAATACCTGGCCATGGGTCTGCCGGTGCTTTCGACCCCGATCCGGGAGGCCGGGCTTTTCGCGCGCGAGAACCCGGGAATGCTCGATCTTTGCCCGGACGCCGAAAGCATGGCCCGCGCGGTGCGCGAGCGCCTGGCTGTCCTGGACACGGAGCAGGAGTCGGCCGCGCGGCTGCGCCGTCACGAGCTGGCGCGTCTCAACGCCTGGCCGGAACGGATCGAGAGGATGTGCGACCTGATCGGGGAGCGTCTGGCCGAACTGCGCACCAACTCCGGCCAGGGCTGGCGGCAGAACCTGCGCACTCTGCTCGGCGCCGCGAGACGGCGGCTGGTGGTGGCCGCCTCACTGCTGCTGCTCATCTACGCCACCCTGTATCTGTCTCCGCTGGTCTACTGGCTGGGACGGCCGCTGTCGCATGCCGACCCTGCGGTGTGTTCGGATGTGATCCTGGTGTTCGGCGGAGGGGTGGGCGAGACCGGCCGCCCAGGCAGCTCCACTTTCGAGCGCGCCGCGGCGGCGGTCGAGATGTACCACCGGGGGCTGGCTCCCAGGATAGTCTTTTCCAGTGGCTACCAGCAGTACACCGGCCGGGATGTGGAGAACATGCTCCGCATCTCCGTGGCCGACAGTGTCCCGATGCAGGATATAATTCTGGAAACCTCATCAGCCAACAACTACGGTAACGTGGCAGGCTGCCTGGCCCTGATGGACTCGCTGGGTTGCCGCAGCGCCCTGGTGGTCACCGGGACAGTGAACGGGCTGCGCTCACGGCTGATCTTCGACCATTTGCTGCGCGGGCAGGCTTTCGGCGGCATCCGTCCGGACAGCATCCGGCTGGCCCCGATCCGGCAATCGGTGTTTTTCGACCCGGTTAACGGCGATCGCGGCGAGCAATGGCAGGCCGTGCTGCACGAATACCAGGCCCTGGTCTGGTACTGGTGGAAAGACTGGATTTAAGGGCTGTTTTGTCTTGCGGGTTGACTCTTTCAGGTTGTGGCTGTTATCTTTGGCCGTTCGGATGCCGCTGTCCAACCGACCGAGCCCGATTCCGCCGAACTTCTGTCAGTCGTGGAGAGATGCCAGATGGAATGTCTGATTACCGGAGGAGCTGGATTCATCGGTAGCAACCTGGCCCGTTTTCTTCTCGGGCAGGGCTGCCGGGTGCACATTCTGGATGACCTGTCGACCGGCAGGCAGGAGAACCTGAGCCGGATTCAGTCCGAGGTGGATTTCATTCGGGGCGATATCCGGGATCTGGACACCGTGCGCAAAGCCATGCAGGGTTGCGAGCTCGTGTTCCATCTGGCCGCCCTGCCCTCGGTTCCGCGCTCGATCGCCGACCCCGAGACCAGCCACTCGGTCAATGTCAACGGGACGCTGAACGTGCTGCTGGCCGCCCGTGACGCCTCGGTGCGGCGGGTGATGCTCGCCTCCTCCAGCTCGGTCTACGGCGACCAGAAAGAGCTGCCTCGGGTGGAGACCCAGCCGCCGCGGCCGCTGTCGCCCTACGCGGTGAGCAAGCTCACCGGCGAGTACTACGCCCGCTCGTTCTCGGTAGTCTACGGCCTGGACACGGTGTCGCTGCGCTATTTCAACGTGTTCGGCCCGCACCAGGACCCGGACTCGCCCTATGCCGCGGTCATCCCGCGTTTCATGGAAGCCCTGTCCCAGGGTGTCTCCCCGGTTATTTACGGGGATGGCAGCCAGAGCCGTGATTTCACGTTCGTGGAAAATGTCTGCCGGATCAACTGGCTGGCGGCCACCGCAGCCGAACCCCTGGCCGGCGAGGTTTTCAATGTCGGCTGCGGACATAGTTTCACCCTGCTTGAGATCCTCGACCGTCTGGCCCTGATCCTGGGGGCCGAACAGGTGAAACCGTTTTTCGAGGCCCCGCGCTCCGGGGATGTCAAGCATTCGCTGGCCGATATCGGCAAGGCCCGCCGGATCCTGGGCTACGCCCCGGAACCCGACCTTACCGCCGAATTGCGCCTGACCTGCGAATGGTTCGGCCGCTCGAGGGATGGGAATGGAAGGTGACAGCCGCACCAAAGTTATGCGTATCATCGCTCGGATGAATATCGGCGGTCCGGCCCTGCACTGCATCATTCTCACCAGCGAGCTCGATCCCGAGCGTTACCGCTCCCTGCTGGTGACCGGCAAGGAATCTCCAGCCGAGGGCAACATGTACGGCCTGGCCCATGAAAAGGGCGTGGAGCCGGTCATCATCGAGGCGCTGGGCCGCGAGATTTTCCTGAAAGACGACCTGCGGGCGCTGGTCCGCCTGGTGCGCCTGATCCACCAGGAAAAACCGGACATTATCCACACGCATACCGCCAAGGCCGGCACCCTCGGCCGTCTGGCGGCAAAATTGACCAACGTGCCCATCATCATCCATACCTTTCACGGACACGTGTTTCACAGCTATTTCGGGTTTGTCAAGACCAGTTTTTTCTTGTGGATGGAAAAACTGCTGGCTAAATTTACCGATGCAATAATCACTGTGGGCGAGCAACAGAGAAGGGAAATAATAAATTACCGGATCGCGCCGCCGGAAAAAATCATCTCGGTTCCCCTGGGCCTCAACCTCGAGCGTTTCATTGATCTGACAATCGATCCCTCGGTCCTGCGCTCCGAGCTGGGCCTCGAGCCGGACACGTTTCTTGTCGGAATAGTGGCGCGTCTCGTGCCGATAAAAAACCACGCCTGTTTTCTCAAAGCCGCCCGCCTGGTGCTGGAACGCAACGACAAAGCCCGGTTCGTGGTTGTGGGGGATGGGGAGTTGCGCGCCGAGCTCGAACGTGAGGCCCGGGATTTGCATATAGAATCCCGGGTCATCTTTATGGGTTTCCAGCACAACCTCGAAAAGATTTACGCCGGACTGGACATTGTCACGCTCAGCTCTTTCAACGAGGGGCTGCCCGTAGCCCTGATCGAGGCGATGGCGGCCGGCAAGCCGGTGATCTCGACCGATGTGGGCGGAGTGCGTGACCTGATCCTGGACGGGCACAACGGGCTGCTCGTGCCGAGCAACGACCACAAGGCACTGGCCGAGGCAATCGTCTACCTGCTGCGCAAGCCGGAGCGGCGGGCCATGATGGGCCAGGCCGGCAAGAAAAAGGCTTACCCGGATTTCGACAAGAAACGGCTGGTCGGCGACATCGACCGCCTCTACCGTCAGCTCCTGGACAGGCTCCGGCCGGACGGGGTGAAAAGCGGACGCGGTCTCTCGACGGCGCAGGCCTGAAAAGACACGGCGCCGCCGGACAGAGAATCCGGGCGGGCCGGGGGTTGTCTCCATTCAAGAAAGGAAATGTAAATGAGAGCGCTGATCACCGGAGGGGCCGGTTTCATCGGCTCGCACCTGAGCGAGAAACTGCTGGAGCTGGGTTACCGGGTCACCATCATCGATGACCTTTCCACCGGGAGAATGGAGAACATCAACCATCTGACCGGGCACAGCAATTTCAATTTCGCCATCGAGAACATCCTCAACGAGACGGTGATGGACCGGCTGGTCTGCGAGTGCGACCTGATTTTCCACCTGGCCGCCTCGGTGGGTGTGGAGCTTATCATCAGCCGGCCGGTCGAGGTGATCCAGACCAATATCCTGGGCACCGAGATGGTGCTCAAGATCGCCAACCGCTACAAGAAAAAGACCATCATCACCTCGACCAGCGAAATCTACGGCAAGAGCGACAAAGTGCCGTTCCGGGAAGAGGACGACAGCCTGATGGGCCCGACCACCAAGAACCGCTGGTCCTACGCCTGCTCCAAGGCGGTGGATGAGTTCCTGGCCCTGGCCTACTGGCAGGAGAAGCGTCTCCCCGTGGTGGTGGCCCGCCTGTTCAACACCGTGGGGCCGCGCCAGACCGGGCGCTACGGGATGGTGATCCCGCGGTTCGTGGCCCGGGCGCTCAAGGGCGAGGATATCCCGGTCTACGGCGACGGGATGCAGAGCCGCTGTTTCACCTATGTCGCCGACACGGTGGAGTTCCTGGTGCGCCTGTCCCGCGACAGCGCGGCCCACGGCCAGATCTTCAACGTCGGCAACAACAAGGAGATCACGATAGTCGACCTGGCGCGCAAGGTGAAAGAGCTGAGCGGCTCGGCCTCCAAAATAGTGACCATCCCCTACGACCAGGCCTACATCGCCGGGTTCGAGGACATGCGCCGACGGGTGCCCGATATCTCCAAGGTGACCGCTTTCACCGGCTACAGCCCGCAGTACGATCTGGACACGGTCCTGAGCCGGGTGATCGAATATGTCAGGGAAGTCGGCCCGGACACCCTGTTGAAACCACGCGGCTGAGCGGGCCGGGCTTGCCGGACCTCGGGCCAGGGATGAGCCGCGCGCGGGGTGACGGACAATCTGAGGCAGCAGCCGGACAGAGAGCGGCAGGACAACCGTTGGGGCCTCGACGGCTGCTCTGCCGTTTAGGCCGAGGCTTTCGCACGGTATGGAAAACACCAGTCTCAAAATCCTCGTAAAAGCCCTGCTCAGCCTGACCGGCGCGAGCTTTCTTTCCTATTTGCTGATAGTATTCTTCAGGCGCCTGGCCCTGCGCACCGGGGCGCTGGACAAGCCCCGCAGCGACCGTTTCCACAACCAGGCCGTGCCGCTGCTGGGTGGCAACGCGATCTATCTGGCGTTCCTGAGCGGACTGGCCGGGCTGGGCCTGATCGGACTGGACACCTGGCTGATCCTGGTGCTGGGGCTCGGCCTGATGCTATACGGTCTTTTCTATCAGCGCCAGCGCCTGGGTCTTTACTTCGCCGCGGCCGTGCTCTGGTCCTCCCTTCTCGGCATCCTTTCCGCCGAAAGCAGCGAGAACCAGGTGCTGGGCCTTCTGCTGGGAGGAACGATCCTGGTCTACGTGGGCAACGTGGACGATGTCTCCGGCGGCGTGATCCCGCATGTCAAGCTTCTCGGCCAGGCCATCGCCGGGTTTTTCCTCATCTATTTCGGCATCCGCATCTCCTTCTTCATCGACCTGGGCTACGAGTGGGGCCTGCCCTGGCTCGCCTACCTGGCCTACCCGGTGACCCTGTTCTGGATCATCGGCATGACCAACGCCTTCAACCTGATCGACAACATGAACGGCCTGTCCTGCGGGGTGGCGGTGATCAGCAGCCTGTTTTTCGGCCTGATGTCGTTCGTCAACGGCCAGCCGGCCCTGGGCTTCATCTTTTTTATCTTCATGGGCGCCGGGCTGGGTTACCTGCCGCACAATTTTCCACGGGCCAAGATTTTCATGGGCGACTCGGGCAGCCTTTTTATCGGCTTCGTCATCGCCAGCCTCTCCATCGTGGGCAGCTGGAGCCGTCCCGAGGGCTGGATGACCACCAACCTGCGCCTGTCGCTGGTGATCCCGATCCTGGTGCTGATCTACCCGAT encodes the following:
- a CDS encoding undecaprenyl/decaprenyl-phosphate alpha-N-acetylglucosaminyl 1-phosphate transferase, whose amino-acid sequence is MENTSLKILVKALLSLTGASFLSYLLIVFFRRLALRTGALDKPRSDRFHNQAVPLLGGNAIYLAFLSGLAGLGLIGLDTWLILVLGLGLMLYGLFYQRQRLGLYFAAAVLWSSLLGILSAESSENQVLGLLLGGTILVYVGNVDDVSGGVIPHVKLLGQAIAGFFLIYFGIRISFFIDLGYEWGLPWLAYLAYPVTLFWIIGMTNAFNLIDNMNGLSCGVAVISSLFFGLMSFVNGQPALGFIFFIFMGAGLGYLPHNFPRAKIFMGDSGSLFIGFVIASLSIVGSWSRPEGWMTTNLRLSLVIPILVLIYPIFDTTLVTVTRILRHRPISLGGKDHSSHRLVKMGLGPADAVLLIYSFCSFAGFCALFLTMIGYDQALLMLAFLVLFILLVGLRLGRIDVGE
- a CDS encoding YdcF family protein, which produces MLHDEDIICFSSIDWDFNWQGHQQIMHSLAAAGNRVLFVENTGVRAPRLGDYNRLVSRLRNWRSGYKGIRQVEENLFVFSPLLLPFPYSRAARWLNRVLMLRVIRSWCRSVRFSRPLVWSFLPSALTREVTEALEPRLVVYYCIDSFADSSSAATRIRGPEQEMLRRADLVFVTSEKLREHCSEHNAQVHKFPFTVDYEPFARVRDDSAAPEPEDMRGLEGPILGYVGGLHRWVDQELLVGLARLMPECHLVLVGPEQEPADRLRAEPNIHLLGGKPHSELPLYLKRFTVGLVPYLRTAYTDNVYPTKLNEYLAMGLPVLSTPIREAGLFARENPGMLDLCPDAESMARAVRERLAVLDTEQESAARLRRHELARLNAWPERIERMCDLIGERLAELRTNSGQGWRQNLRTLLGAARRRLVVAASLLLLIYATLYLSPLVYWLGRPLSHADPAVCSDVILVFGGGVGETGRPGSSTFERAAAAVEMYHRGLAPRIVFSSGYQQYTGRDVENMLRISVADSVPMQDIILETSSANNYGNVAGCLALMDSLGCRSALVVTGTVNGLRSRLIFDHLLRGQAFGGIRPDSIRLAPIRQSVFFDPVNGDRGEQWQAVLHEYQALVWYWWKDWI
- a CDS encoding glycosyltransferase family 4 protein, coding for MKVLFLVPYPPQGASNRFRVNQFVPRLEAAGLCCRIRPFYSERLWRILYRRGHVATKLFHVLFCAFNRCLDLFRALGSDLVLIHREAFPVGPAWFERLLRLTGRRYVYDFDDALFLPNVADSNRLFGRLKCPGKVASIVRLSSIVLAGNEYLAEYARRAGACTVHVAPTVVDTGVFRPRETGAERQGPLVIGWIGSPTTVRYLEPLRPLMRSLLARYPGRVEFRVVGASLPGEPLPGLSCRPWSLESEVRDLQEFDIGLMPMPEDEWTRGKCAFKAIEYMSVGIPAVCSPVGMNLSLIEDGVDGFLPQDPMQWETTLARLIEDPELRGRIGGRARAKVERFYSVERVFPLLLDTLLEAAGAVCREPGARAAQPFRGGRTDPSCPNRNDSTGADE
- a CDS encoding DUF4330 domain-containing protein codes for the protein MIIDEKGRLFGLINVFDLCVLVTLLLMIYLGVSALIAVRQTPIEIVSVTPDNALAGQNPEIDVQINNTKYIKSCQVRLVPVDFQGETYQYEGQLHLAARDHIYFMLSPKMAPGKYRVELELIVQDNFRRNSVVLAQPEDKILTLTRPEMADVSKQYWQIEAEALVPVSAASRLKPQAEYRDSSDQFSVQVERLVPVSPAEAKRLIVNYQLRGGVSLASLKFYVPFSWLGDFQRYLTPGSRIVLETPAGEVAVWMTGQGELKPELPQDKLFWILDLMLLVHSPEQRAVIKAGASQNDDKGQVLAEVQQVLGEEPTAWIAPSAAAGPPPSNLRVRVKLLCDLRQGRLSWCGQPLEPKSILRFEFGGQELFGNLLGQETIGDKVSLNILFPVVEERFSDNLQPGVILLDPTSREQVGQITAVLDRAPVEVSTAGFGDADVSTEIGKHYLRVLARADLFYQMRGVNLYVGEQTLGPNANLSFGVFSETLPAKVWQYETFDPPQQASVRSVWITARAQFGPVDPNVAALVKPGLKDTNDSLNVDLELEKVLSDEPVKVMFVGQNGISYFDNPALRNLICNIRLKAEVNGDLYYFRGARLIIGSPITFQSVKFNLSGRVEDF
- a CDS encoding glycosyltransferase family 4 protein, giving the protein MNHRVLYLTYDGLLDPLGQSQVQPYLRWLGRAGVRIRVLSFEKPERLDPQAVACTRRELAACGVVWTALRYHSRPAAPATAWDILRGVSVGLWLALCLRANIVHARSYIAALIALPLCAFPRRRFVFDMRGFWADEKVEGGAWRAGGAMYRLFKRLERVFLSRADAVVVLSERGAALVRARLPGRSGLTVAVIPTCADLELFRPAEPPAPSVAERRGLRLVYLGSLGTWYLPVEMLRFFGALLEQYPESEFRFISGSPEAELRAAVEESGLAPEAAARVTLGPLPRKDVPAALARADFSIFFIRPSFSKQASCATKFGESMACGVPVLINSGIGDHDTHVTEGRVGLVLEDFSQASFQRALERIPALLADPGLRLRCRALAESRFSLEHAGQAYVELYAKP
- a CDS encoding SDR family oxidoreductase; this encodes MECLITGGAGFIGSNLARFLLGQGCRVHILDDLSTGRQENLSRIQSEVDFIRGDIRDLDTVRKAMQGCELVFHLAALPSVPRSIADPETSHSVNVNGTLNVLLAARDASVRRVMLASSSSVYGDQKELPRVETQPPRPLSPYAVSKLTGEYYARSFSVVYGLDTVSLRYFNVFGPHQDPDSPYAAVIPRFMEALSQGVSPVIYGDGSQSRDFTFVENVCRINWLAATAAEPLAGEVFNVGCGHSFTLLEILDRLALILGAEQVKPFFEAPRSGDVKHSLADIGKARRILGYAPEPDLTAELRLTCEWFGRSRDGNGR
- a CDS encoding glycosyltransferase family 4 protein; this encodes MEGDSRTKVMRIIARMNIGGPALHCIILTSELDPERYRSLLVTGKESPAEGNMYGLAHEKGVEPVIIEALGREIFLKDDLRALVRLVRLIHQEKPDIIHTHTAKAGTLGRLAAKLTNVPIIIHTFHGHVFHSYFGFVKTSFFLWMEKLLAKFTDAIITVGEQQRREIINYRIAPPEKIISVPLGLNLERFIDLTIDPSVLRSELGLEPDTFLVGIVARLVPIKNHACFLKAARLVLERNDKARFVVVGDGELRAELEREARDLHIESRVIFMGFQHNLEKIYAGLDIVTLSSFNEGLPVALIEAMAAGKPVISTDVGGVRDLILDGHNGLLVPSNDHKALAEAIVYLLRKPERRAMMGQAGKKKAYPDFDKKRLVGDIDRLYRQLLDRLRPDGVKSGRGLSTAQA
- a CDS encoding GDP-mannose 4,6-dehydratase, which produces MRALITGGAGFIGSHLSEKLLELGYRVTIIDDLSTGRMENINHLTGHSNFNFAIENILNETVMDRLVCECDLIFHLAASVGVELIISRPVEVIQTNILGTEMVLKIANRYKKKTIITSTSEIYGKSDKVPFREEDDSLMGPTTKNRWSYACSKAVDEFLALAYWQEKRLPVVVARLFNTVGPRQTGRYGMVIPRFVARALKGEDIPVYGDGMQSRCFTYVADTVEFLVRLSRDSAAHGQIFNVGNNKEITIVDLARKVKELSGSASKIVTIPYDQAYIAGFEDMRRRVPDISKVTAFTGYSPQYDLDTVLSRVIEYVREVGPDTLLKPRG